A genomic stretch from Thunnus maccoyii chromosome 19, fThuMac1.1, whole genome shotgun sequence includes:
- the LOC121886236 gene encoding myocyte-specific enhancer factor 2C-like isoform X1: protein MGRKKIQIARIMDERNRHVTFTKRKFGLMKKAYELSVLCDCEIALIIFNSTNKLFQYASTDMDKVLLKYTEYNEPHESRTNSDIVDTLRKKGLNGCDSPDIEADDSAGQSPECDDKYRKINEDIDLMINRQRICQGLPPSNYDMGVSIPGGNPTGMLYSHPGIGGALGNHNLLPLSHTHPSLQRNSMSPQRPPSTGNAGLMGSELPSTVVSSVGNGSYNNHCTSPGLMSPGGVSKNLQDKSPPMGMSRKPDLRTLMPPSNKCNNMPTINQRINHSQTAQTLTTPAVSISAQTLPGQGMGGYPSSLSSSYGTEFSLGGDLSSLSGFGGSGLGSVTNWQQQQIQNLQHSALGHMGNMCQNSNLNLPSGHQNLHIKSEPASPPRDRSVGMMGTGLGGGIPGYSNAGRGPNETGRSPGDSASSCGSSYEGSEEREDHHGNDSFLLRPLTSQDERHSPSVKRMRLSEGWAT from the exons ATGGGGAGAAAAAAGATTCAGATAGCGCGGATTATGGATGAGCGCAACAGACAT GTGACATTCACCAAGCGTAAGTTCGGTCTGATGAAGAAAGCGTACGAGCTGAGCGTGCTGTGCGACTGCGAGATCGCCCTCATCATCTTCAACAGCACCAACAAGCTGTTTCAGTACGCCAGCACCGACATGGACAAAGTTCTGCTCAAATACACAGAATACAACGAGCCACACGAGAGCAGGACCAACTCCGACATCGTGGAC acGCTGCGTAAAAAAGGTTTAAACGGCTGCGACAGCCCCGACATCGAGGCCGACGACTCTGCTGGCCAGAGCCCAGAGTGCGACGACAAATACCGGAAGATCAACGAAGACATTGACCTGATGATCAACAGACAGAGAATCTGT CAGGGTCTGCCCCCCTCCAACTACGACATGGGGGTGTCCATCCCCGGCGGTAACCCCACCGGTATGCTGTACTCCCACCCAGGCATAGGGGGCGCTCTAGGTAACCACAACCTGCTgcccctctcacacacacacccctccctgCAGAGGAACAGCATGTCCCCTCAGCGGCCCCCCAGCACAGGAAACGCAG GACTGATGGGTTCAGAGCTGCCGAGCACCGTGGTCTCCAGTGTGG GAAACGGCAGCTACAACAACCACTGCACCTCCCCCGGACTGATGTCTCCAGGAGGAGTCTCCAAAAACCTGCAGGATAAGAGTCCTCCGATGGGCATGAGCCGCAAGCCTGACCTCCGGACACTGATGCCCCCCTCCAACAAGTGCAACAACATGCCAACTATT aACCAGAGAATAAATCACTCTCAGACCGCTCAGACGCTGACGACTCCTGCTGTGTCCATCTCGGCTCAGACTCTACCCGGACAGGGAATGGGTGGCtatccttcatctctctcctcttcttacGGCACGG AATTCTCCCTCGGCGGCGACTTGTCCTCTCTGTCTGGATTTGGAGGTTCTGGTCTTGGATCGGTGACGAACTGGCAGCAACAGCAGATACAGAATCTGCAGCACTCAGCGCTGGGACACATGGG AAACATGTGCCAGAACTCGAACCTGAACCTCCCCTCGGGTCACCAGAACCTGCACATCAAGTCCGAGCCCGCCTCCCCTCCGAGAGACCGGAGCGTCGGCATGATGGGCACGGGACTCGGAGGCGGCATACCAGGATACTCCAACGCCGGCCGGGGCCCCAACGAAACGGGCCGCTCCCCCGGCGACAGCGCGTCCAGCTGCGGGAGCTCGTACGAGGGCAGCGAGGAGCGTGAGGATCACCACGGGAACGACAGCTTCCTCCTGCGGCCTCTGACCAGTCAGGACGAGCGTCACAGCCCGTCAGTAAAACGGATGAGGCTATCGGAGGGCTGGGCCACATGA
- the LOC121886236 gene encoding myocyte-specific enhancer factor 2C-like isoform X2, giving the protein MGRKKIQIARIMDERNRHVTFTKRKFGLMKKAYELSVLCDCEIALIIFNSTNKLFQYASTDMDKVLLKYTEYNEPHESRTNSDIVDTLRKKGLNGCDSPDIEADDSAGQSPECDDKYRKINEDIDLMINRQRICGLPPSNYDMGVSIPGGNPTGMLYSHPGIGGALGNHNLLPLSHTHPSLQRNSMSPQRPPSTGNAGLMGSELPSTVVSSVGNGSYNNHCTSPGLMSPGGVSKNLQDKSPPMGMSRKPDLRTLMPPSNKCNNMPTINQRINHSQTAQTLTTPAVSISAQTLPGQGMGGYPSSLSSSYGTEFSLGGDLSSLSGFGGSGLGSVTNWQQQQIQNLQHSALGHMGNMCQNSNLNLPSGHQNLHIKSEPASPPRDRSVGMMGTGLGGGIPGYSNAGRGPNETGRSPGDSASSCGSSYEGSEEREDHHGNDSFLLRPLTSQDERHSPSVKRMRLSEGWAT; this is encoded by the exons ATGGGGAGAAAAAAGATTCAGATAGCGCGGATTATGGATGAGCGCAACAGACAT GTGACATTCACCAAGCGTAAGTTCGGTCTGATGAAGAAAGCGTACGAGCTGAGCGTGCTGTGCGACTGCGAGATCGCCCTCATCATCTTCAACAGCACCAACAAGCTGTTTCAGTACGCCAGCACCGACATGGACAAAGTTCTGCTCAAATACACAGAATACAACGAGCCACACGAGAGCAGGACCAACTCCGACATCGTGGAC acGCTGCGTAAAAAAGGTTTAAACGGCTGCGACAGCCCCGACATCGAGGCCGACGACTCTGCTGGCCAGAGCCCAGAGTGCGACGACAAATACCGGAAGATCAACGAAGACATTGACCTGATGATCAACAGACAGAGAATCTGT GGTCTGCCCCCCTCCAACTACGACATGGGGGTGTCCATCCCCGGCGGTAACCCCACCGGTATGCTGTACTCCCACCCAGGCATAGGGGGCGCTCTAGGTAACCACAACCTGCTgcccctctcacacacacacccctccctgCAGAGGAACAGCATGTCCCCTCAGCGGCCCCCCAGCACAGGAAACGCAG GACTGATGGGTTCAGAGCTGCCGAGCACCGTGGTCTCCAGTGTGG GAAACGGCAGCTACAACAACCACTGCACCTCCCCCGGACTGATGTCTCCAGGAGGAGTCTCCAAAAACCTGCAGGATAAGAGTCCTCCGATGGGCATGAGCCGCAAGCCTGACCTCCGGACACTGATGCCCCCCTCCAACAAGTGCAACAACATGCCAACTATT aACCAGAGAATAAATCACTCTCAGACCGCTCAGACGCTGACGACTCCTGCTGTGTCCATCTCGGCTCAGACTCTACCCGGACAGGGAATGGGTGGCtatccttcatctctctcctcttcttacGGCACGG AATTCTCCCTCGGCGGCGACTTGTCCTCTCTGTCTGGATTTGGAGGTTCTGGTCTTGGATCGGTGACGAACTGGCAGCAACAGCAGATACAGAATCTGCAGCACTCAGCGCTGGGACACATGGG AAACATGTGCCAGAACTCGAACCTGAACCTCCCCTCGGGTCACCAGAACCTGCACATCAAGTCCGAGCCCGCCTCCCCTCCGAGAGACCGGAGCGTCGGCATGATGGGCACGGGACTCGGAGGCGGCATACCAGGATACTCCAACGCCGGCCGGGGCCCCAACGAAACGGGCCGCTCCCCCGGCGACAGCGCGTCCAGCTGCGGGAGCTCGTACGAGGGCAGCGAGGAGCGTGAGGATCACCACGGGAACGACAGCTTCCTCCTGCGGCCTCTGACCAGTCAGGACGAGCGTCACAGCCCGTCAGTAAAACGGATGAGGCTATCGGAGGGCTGGGCCACATGA